One window of Verrucomicrobiota bacterium genomic DNA carries:
- a CDS encoding Panacea domain-containing protein, with the protein MKTMQFKFNVKKATQAACVLLRLNDGDMDKYIFIKMLYLADRISLEKWNEPLTGDSPVSMQYGPVLSTVYDLTKGACPRFQGDWGKFVSPADQQTNRISLLKEPGTDELSKSEEDILKQIHRKFRNYNWKMMRDYCHKLKEYEERKSGSKPISYESILEAVGKQKEEICEAAEQTENFNRVELLFGAS; encoded by the coding sequence ATGAAAACGATGCAGTTTAAGTTCAATGTGAAGAAGGCAACTCAAGCTGCCTGTGTGCTGTTGAGGTTGAATGATGGGGATATGGATAAATATATCTTCATAAAAATGCTGTACCTCGCCGATAGAATTTCGCTTGAAAAATGGAATGAGCCTCTCACTGGAGATTCACCAGTTTCCATGCAATATGGTCCGGTTCTAAGTACTGTCTATGATTTGACAAAAGGAGCCTGTCCACGCTTTCAGGGTGACTGGGGGAAATTCGTTTCGCCTGCCGACCAACAAACAAATCGCATATCGCTACTCAAAGAGCCAGGAACGGATGAACTTTCAAAATCTGAGGAGGACATATTAAAGCAAATTCACAGGAAGTTCCGTAACTACAACTGGAAAATGATGCGCGATTATTGCCATAAGCTTAAAGAATATGAAGAAAGAAAATCTGGATCAAAACCGATTTCTTACGAAAGTATTCTGGAAGCAGTAGGTAAACAAAAAGAAGAAATTTGCGAGGCTGCCGAGCAAACGGAAAATTTCAATAGGGTGGAATTGCTTTTTGGGGCTAGTTAA
- a CDS encoding immunoglobulin domain-containing protein codes for MKTILWIMVIMAACSVLLYAQEFVWTQSGAPNKQWQFVTSSSDGTKLMAAVYGVTNEIWISSNGGVTWTKSAAPTVIQWSCGASSSDGSKLLAAVGDGINGSIYISTNSGLTWTQTSAPNKNWWSVASSYDGTKLVAGSGGSASGSGVFISTNSGLTWLPAITPTNGTYRVAASFDGTTLIAADLYGRIYTSTNSGLTWIQTSAPANSWKDVAISADGGKLVAIVFGGGIFTSTNSGLTWAQTSAPSTNWFRVATSSDGTKLAALHTAGIYTSTNSGLTWIQSSIPDGIAWSSVASTSDGTRLMAAVGTGGIYIGNIKTNPPQITQQPLNLAVCPGSSFVLKVTVTGTPPFVYQWRQGGTNLADGGNISGSTSPTLSLISVSENNATQYDVVVTNAMGSVTSSVAVVIVNAVPAKAIPVIVNGFVVGVTLTDGGCGYTNSPIVVFSGQGGSGASGYGQISGGSVTNIVITSAGLGYPFTTVAQVGPAFFPAVNIVLTNTPAAAATPVILNGFVVGANLNASGSDYKVAPSVTFRDISGQGAAAYTQISNGSVTNIVITSAGSSYSSNTVINIPPAAYRNAVIPNANSLMLGQSYQLEIAYDFGNWVNYGVSFFATNNTWTPSDYWGIANAKRMFFRLRLLP; via the coding sequence ATGAAAACGATATTATGGATAATGGTCATAATGGCCGCTTGTTCTGTTTTGCTTTACGCACAGGAGTTTGTTTGGACGCAAAGCGGTGCCCCAAATAAGCAGTGGCAGTTCGTTACCTCATCCTCTGATGGAACGAAATTAATGGCAGCAGTTTACGGTGTTACCAATGAGATTTGGATTTCATCTAATGGCGGTGTGACTTGGACGAAAAGTGCTGCGCCAACCGTGATTCAGTGGAGTTGTGGTGCTTCATCATCCGACGGAAGCAAACTGCTTGCAGCGGTTGGCGACGGCATAAACGGTAGCATTTACATTTCAACCAATTCAGGCCTCACGTGGACCCAAACCAGTGCGCCAAATAAGAACTGGTGGTCAGTCGCGTCATCGTATGACGGAACAAAATTGGTGGCCGGATCTGGCGGTAGCGCTTCTGGAAGCGGTGTTTTCATCTCAACAAATTCAGGTCTCACATGGCTGCCAGCAATCACACCTACTAACGGAACTTATCGTGTTGCCGCGTCATTTGACGGAACAACATTAATTGCGGCAGACCTTTATGGCCGAATTTATACTTCAACAAACTCAGGATTGACCTGGATACAGACCAGCGCACCAGCGAACTCATGGAAAGATGTAGCCATATCAGCCGATGGAGGTAAATTGGTCGCGATAGTTTTTGGCGGTGGAATATTCACTTCTACTAATTCCGGTCTCACTTGGGCGCAGACCAGTGCGCCTAGCACGAATTGGTTTCGTGTCGCCACGTCATCCGATGGGACAAAATTAGCAGCTTTACATACAGCCGGAATCTACACTTCGACAAATTCAGGTCTCACATGGATTCAGAGTAGCATACCAGATGGCATAGCGTGGAGTTCAGTCGCGTCAACGTCTGACGGGACTAGACTGATGGCAGCAGTTGGTACTGGCGGAATTTACATTGGGAACATCAAAACCAATCCACCGCAAATAACGCAACAGCCGTTAAATCTTGCTGTTTGTCCTGGTAGTTCATTCGTTCTTAAGGTGACCGTAACTGGAACGCCGCCTTTCGTCTATCAGTGGCGGCAAGGTGGAACAAATCTGGCAGATGGTGGCAATATAAGTGGTTCGACATCACCGACCTTAAGCTTGATCAGCGTATCGGAAAACAATGCTACTCAATATGATGTTGTTGTCACCAATGCCATGGGAAGTGTAACGAGTTCGGTTGCAGTTGTAATTGTGAACGCAGTGCCGGCAAAAGCCATACCTGTTATAGTAAACGGATTTGTTGTTGGGGTAACTTTGACAGACGGTGGTTGTGGTTACACCAATTCGCCAATCGTCGTATTTAGCGGACAAGGGGGAAGTGGAGCCAGCGGCTACGGCCAAATTAGCGGTGGTTCTGTTACGAATATCGTAATTACTAGTGCGGGCCTTGGCTATCCATTCACCACAGTTGCTCAAGTCGGCCCAGCATTCTTTCCGGCTGTGAATATCGTCCTTACAAATACTCCTGCCGCAGCCGCCACTCCAGTTATTTTAAACGGGTTTGTTGTCGGCGCAAATTTGAACGCATCTGGGAGTGATTACAAAGTTGCTCCCTCCGTTACGTTCCGAGACATAAGTGGCCAGGGTGCAGCAGCATACACACAGATTAGCAATGGTTCGGTTACAAATATTGTGATCACCAGTGCGGGTTCGAGTTATAGTAGCAACACCGTGATTAATATTCCGCCCGCTGCTTATCGAAACGCCGTAATTCCCAACGCAAACAGCCTGATGCTTGGGCAAAGTTATCAATTGGAAATCGCCTATGATTTCGGCAATTGGGTGAATTACGGGGTGTCCTTTTTTGCAACGAACAATACTTGGACGCCGTCCGATTACTGGGGGATCGCAAACGCTAAACGGATGTTTTTCCGACTGCGACTGCTTCCATAA
- a CDS encoding glycoside hydrolase family 27 protein yields MTHKHTSSPHWLGRLGSQLLLGCALLTFQGLNTTAADTKPEPYRGLAATPPMGWNSWNTFGKEINEDVVKGVADTFVKLGLKDLGYQYVVIDDHWHGGRDSQGKLLANPKKFPGGIKALAAYIHDKGLKFGIYSCAGDKTCGGEVGSYGHEEDDATTFASWDVDYLKYDYCYAPDDFPEAIKRYTRMGDALKATGRPIIFSICEWGPRSPWLWGRKAGGHLWRISFDVGDLWDTPHNAYSCIGILAAIDASANLEKHAGPGGWNDPDMLVVGLGNKGYIKGGGCNSAEYQTQVSMWCLLAAPLMIGCDIRNMDAETRRILTNPEAIAVDQDPLGRQGNRVTRTASTDVWRKPLVSGGVAIALLNRGEQPASITAQWKDLGLKPGAAMALRDLWAHQDLGTFKDSFTTQVGPHATVLVRATPEKTSGK; encoded by the coding sequence ATGACACACAAACACACGTCATCACCTCACTGGCTCGGCAGGTTGGGCAGCCAACTTCTGTTAGGCTGCGCTTTGCTAACCTTCCAAGGGCTGAACACCACCGCGGCCGATACCAAACCCGAACCGTACCGTGGCCTGGCCGCCACCCCGCCCATGGGCTGGAACAGTTGGAACACGTTCGGCAAAGAAATCAATGAGGACGTCGTCAAGGGCGTGGCCGACACCTTCGTGAAACTCGGCTTGAAGGACCTCGGTTACCAATATGTGGTGATTGACGACCATTGGCACGGCGGCCGCGACAGCCAGGGCAAACTCCTGGCCAACCCCAAAAAATTCCCCGGCGGCATCAAGGCCCTGGCGGCGTATATCCATGACAAGGGGCTCAAATTTGGCATCTACTCCTGCGCGGGCGACAAAACCTGCGGCGGTGAAGTCGGCAGCTACGGGCACGAGGAAGACGATGCCACGACGTTTGCCAGTTGGGACGTAGATTATCTCAAATACGATTACTGCTACGCGCCGGATGATTTCCCGGAGGCCATCAAGCGCTACACCAGAATGGGCGACGCCCTGAAAGCCACCGGACGCCCGATTATCTTCAGCATCTGCGAATGGGGCCCGCGCTCGCCCTGGCTCTGGGGGCGGAAAGCCGGCGGCCACCTCTGGCGCATTTCCTTCGACGTGGGCGACCTGTGGGACACCCCGCATAACGCCTACAGTTGCATCGGCATTCTCGCGGCCATTGACGCCAGCGCCAACCTTGAGAAACACGCCGGGCCGGGCGGTTGGAATGATCCCGACATGCTGGTCGTAGGGCTGGGCAACAAGGGCTACATCAAAGGTGGCGGTTGCAACAGCGCCGAATACCAGACGCAAGTGAGCATGTGGTGCCTGCTCGCCGCCCCGCTGATGATCGGCTGCGACATCCGCAACATGGACGCCGAAACGCGCCGCATCCTGACCAATCCCGAGGCCATCGCTGTGGACCAGGACCCGCTGGGCCGGCAAGGCAACCGCGTGACCCGCACCGCTTCCACGGATGTCTGGCGCAAGCCACTGGTCAGCGGCGGTGTGGCAATTGCACTGCTGAACCGGGGCGAGCAACCCGCCAGCATCACCGCCCAATGGAAGGACCTGGGCCTGAAACCCGGCGCTGCCATGGCCCTGCGCGACCTCTGGGCCCACCAGGACCTGGGTACTTTCAAAGACAGCTTCACCACGCAAGTCGGTCCACACGCCACCGTATTAGTGCGGGCCACGCCGGAAAAAACATCCGGCAAATAG
- a CDS encoding type ISP restriction/modification enzyme: MNPLETYLTEPRDIRTSGAVVKETSDLKRVFLHAAPLNNPREVAFFLASYARDARARVEAAGDLPALTAVRTALEEALGMKFEADKGEYFFRSTLVQTLFYGVFSAWVLWHKENPLRKDLFDWKAAAWTLRVPMIAALFHQVADPQKLRPLGLDEVLDWAAAALNRVERLAFFKQFAETHAVQYFYEPFLEAFDSELRKELGVWYTPPEIVEYQVARVDAVLREELEIADGLADPRVFVLDPCCGTGAYLVEVLRKIVHTLKVEKCEGAIAELAAKEAAMNRVFGFEIMPAPFVVAHLQMGLLLQNLASPLDDAKNERAGIFLTNALTGWDFAGENPKLANWPELEAERKGAGQVKQEKPILVILGNPPYNAYAGISPEEEQGLVEPYKEGLVKEWGIKKFNLDDLYIRFFRLAERRIAEKTGKGIVCFISNFSYLGDSSFVVMRQRFLKEFDTLWFDCLNGDSRETGKLTPEGKPDPSVFSTEYNREGIRVGTAVGLMVRRPKRNKKSQVFFRQFWGATKRADILESLKVKKFAKQYEKVEPERDNRFSFCPSVVAGHYQKWPRLTELCAEPSSNGLMEKRAGALISLDRVALERRMRMYYDEFVDWESLKALDTGLTEDAADFNAKKVRLKVQAAKEFMSSHLRRYALRPFETRWCYYSDVSPLWNRSRPTLWAQCWKGNTFFMSRPAGVASPEGFPVCATSLLGDNDFLRGHAYYFPLRLRPAAKAKPKNKDDGNGEFGSVMREASPEYDAGGGKITANLSPGARSYLVALGIKNPDADADTAALLWMHALAIGYSPSYLAENADGIRQDWPRIPLPETKAALLVSAGLGRQVAALLDTEAPVDGVTDGKLRPELKTVAVLSSTANLSLTVGWGHAGKEGVTMPGKSKLTTRGYGTDEALAEAMSDLLGKVTHDIYLNDTACWRNVPEKVWDFTIGGYQVLKKWLSYREHDLLGRPLTAEEAREVTHTARRLAALILLQSELDANYQRVKAVCHPWTA, encoded by the coding sequence ATGAACCCGCTGGAAACATACCTTACTGAACCCCGGGACATCCGCACCAGCGGTGCGGTAGTCAAGGAAACCTCTGATTTGAAGCGCGTCTTCCTTCATGCGGCACCGCTCAACAACCCGCGCGAGGTCGCCTTTTTCCTCGCCTCTTATGCCCGTGATGCCCGCGCTCGCGTGGAAGCCGCCGGGGACCTCCCCGCACTCACCGCCGTCCGCACCGCGTTGGAGGAAGCGCTTGGCATGAAATTTGAGGCGGACAAGGGCGAATATTTCTTTCGCTCTACGTTGGTGCAGACACTCTTTTATGGTGTCTTTTCCGCGTGGGTCTTGTGGCACAAGGAAAACCCGTTGCGCAAAGACCTGTTTGACTGGAAAGCCGCCGCCTGGACGTTGCGTGTTCCCATGATTGCGGCGTTGTTTCATCAAGTCGCCGACCCGCAAAAGCTGCGGCCACTGGGTTTGGATGAAGTGTTGGATTGGGCGGCTGCCGCGCTCAATCGCGTGGAACGGCTGGCGTTCTTCAAGCAGTTTGCGGAAACACATGCCGTCCAATATTTCTACGAACCGTTCCTCGAAGCCTTTGATTCCGAATTGCGCAAGGAACTGGGGGTCTGGTACACGCCGCCGGAGATTGTTGAATATCAGGTTGCCCGCGTGGATGCGGTGTTGCGCGAGGAATTGGAGATCGCCGATGGTCTGGCTGATCCGCGCGTCTTTGTGCTTGATCCTTGCTGCGGTACCGGCGCGTATCTGGTCGAGGTGCTGAGAAAGATTGTCCACACGCTGAAAGTGGAAAAATGCGAAGGCGCGATTGCCGAACTCGCAGCCAAGGAAGCCGCCATGAACCGTGTCTTCGGCTTTGAAATCATGCCCGCGCCGTTCGTCGTCGCGCATCTGCAAATGGGGTTGCTGCTGCAAAATCTCGCGTCACCGCTCGATGACGCGAAAAACGAACGCGCCGGTATTTTCCTGACCAACGCGCTTACCGGCTGGGATTTTGCGGGTGAAAATCCCAAGCTTGCCAACTGGCCCGAACTGGAAGCCGAACGCAAAGGGGCCGGACAAGTGAAACAGGAGAAGCCGATTCTCGTCATCCTGGGTAATCCGCCGTATAACGCCTACGCGGGCATCAGCCCCGAGGAGGAACAAGGATTGGTGGAGCCATACAAGGAAGGGTTGGTGAAGGAATGGGGTATCAAAAAATTTAACCTCGACGACCTGTACATCCGCTTCTTCCGGCTGGCGGAGCGGCGCATCGCGGAGAAAACCGGCAAGGGCATTGTCTGCTTCATCTCGAACTTCTCCTATCTGGGCGATTCTTCATTTGTCGTCATGCGCCAGCGGTTCCTCAAAGAGTTCGATACGCTGTGGTTTGATTGCCTCAACGGCGACAGTCGCGAGACGGGTAAACTGACGCCGGAGGGCAAGCCGGACCCCTCCGTATTCTCCACCGAATACAACCGCGAAGGCATCCGGGTTGGCACGGCCGTTGGCTTGATGGTGCGCCGGCCCAAGCGTAACAAGAAATCGCAGGTATTCTTCCGCCAGTTCTGGGGTGCGACGAAACGCGCGGATATTCTGGAAAGTCTGAAGGTTAAAAAGTTTGCGAAGCAATATGAGAAGGTCGAACCGGAACGGGACAACCGTTTCTCGTTCTGTCCATCGGTGGTTGCCGGGCACTATCAGAAATGGCCGCGGCTCACCGAGCTTTGCGCCGAACCGTCCAGCAACGGTTTGATGGAGAAACGGGCTGGCGCGCTCATCAGTCTTGATCGCGTCGCCTTGGAACGGCGAATGCGGATGTATTATGACGAATTTGTGGATTGGGAGTCGCTCAAAGCGCTGGACACCGGGTTAACCGAAGATGCCGCCGACTTTAATGCCAAGAAAGTTCGATTGAAAGTCCAAGCGGCGAAAGAATTCATGTCTTCGCACTTGCGCCGCTATGCGCTTCGGCCTTTTGAAACCCGCTGGTGCTACTACAGTGATGTCAGTCCTCTGTGGAATCGGTCTCGCCCAACGCTTTGGGCGCAATGCTGGAAGGGGAACACATTCTTCATGAGTCGTCCCGCCGGGGTCGCCAGCCCGGAAGGATTTCCGGTCTGCGCCACCTCGCTGCTGGGTGATAATGATTTTCTGCGCGGTCACGCGTATTACTTTCCACTGCGCTTGCGGCCGGCGGCGAAAGCCAAACCGAAGAACAAGGATGATGGCAACGGCGAGTTCGGCAGCGTCATGCGCGAGGCGTCGCCTGAATATGACGCGGGCGGAGGCAAGATCACTGCCAACCTTTCACCCGGTGCCCGTTCCTATCTCGTTGCGCTCGGGATCAAGAATCCCGATGCGGACGCGGATACGGCGGCGTTGCTCTGGATGCACGCGCTCGCCATTGGTTATTCGCCGTCCTACCTGGCCGAGAACGCCGACGGTATCCGGCAGGATTGGCCGCGTATTCCGTTGCCTGAAACCAAGGCAGCGCTTCTCGTTTCCGCCGGGTTAGGCCGCCAAGTTGCGGCGCTGCTCGACACTGAGGCACCCGTTGACGGCGTGACGGACGGTAAACTCCGCCCCGAGTTGAAGACGGTTGCCGTCTTGTCCTCCACCGCGAATCTATCTCTCACCGTTGGTTGGGGCCACGCGGGCAAAGAAGGCGTGACTATGCCCGGTAAAAGCAAGTTGACCACGCGTGGCTACGGGACGGATGAGGCTTTGGCGGAGGCGATGTCCGATCTGCTTGGGAAAGTCACGCACGACATTTATCTCAATGACACGGCCTGCTGGCGGAACGTGCCTGAAAAGGTTTGGGACTTTACCATTGGCGGGTACCAGGTGCTGAAGAAGTGGTTGAGTTATCGCGAACATGATTTGTTGGGGCGTCCGTTGACGGCGGAGGAAGCCCGTGAAGTGACCCATACCGCCCGTCGGCTGGCTGCGCTGATCCTGCTGCAATCGGAATTGGATGCCAATTACCAACGCGTCAAAGCGGTGTGTCACCCTTGGACGGCATGA
- a CDS encoding glycoside hydrolase family 2 TIM barrel-domain containing protein, with the protein MHYQQFRMAARVAGVLGLLAGAALAAPGFQTQTVYLSGTGVEDAVPWKFRVSEGMRANQPGTIPVPGCWELHGYGAYSYGHDKVQPNEVGYYEREFAAPAEWRGQRVFLVFDGVMTDAEVKVNGQVAGPVHQGAYYRFKHEITALLKWGAPNTLEVVVHKESANASVNRAERRGDYWNYSGIFRPVSLQVVPPQFVERMAIHAQADGAFTMQVFSEGKAEAVRAEILTLQDQPVGEAFQAVLVSGGPTVLQTRVKQPQTWTAETPNLYKVRVSLLAGGQIVHQREQRFGFRTMEVRAGDGLYVNGSKVRLKGTCRHSFHPDSGRALSRAISRADIELMQAMNMNAVRMSHYPPDEHFLDLCDELGMYVLDELAGWQKCYDADIGARLLEEMVTRDVNHPAILFWDNGNEGGWNTALDTLFAKYDPQQRHVLHPWALFGDVDTKHYAVYSAVVSALNSNHIYMPTEFVHGLYDGGQGAGLEDYWNLMLAKPNSAGGFTWALVDEAVKRTDQNGRLDANGNLAPDGIVGPHREKEGSFYTIQELWSPVRVLLKELPANFDGAVPVHNTYAFTDLSACRFSWALVRFPAPDAAPGHQVIAQGNAPSPAVPPDGKGAVKLPLPADWRQADALRFTATNPNGRELWTWTWPIIKASSVCQRIVPPAAGKAAGQLRGENIVVQAGDAEFQFSAKDGLLQKVLRGGNAFSLSNGPVLVAENQPEGTKKSGGDKKKDAAKNPNPAPAPVLDASTPRTVTHHADGGEYVIRADYDGPTKFIEWRVRGNGWLQLRYAYALQGEFDCFGVSFDYPESQVKAVKWLGQGPYRVWKNRLAGTTLDVHRKNYNDTLAGQTWEYPEFKGYHAGLRWAVLETGEGPLTVVANQEDLFLRLFTPQTPIEPKSARMIFPAGNLSFLHAIAPIGNKFHKASDTGPMGMKNQASGTYQGEVFLKFGP; encoded by the coding sequence ATGCATTATCAACAATTCAGGATGGCCGCCCGAGTGGCCGGCGTGCTGGGCTTGCTGGCGGGGGCCGCGCTGGCCGCGCCGGGTTTCCAGACGCAGACGGTTTATCTCTCCGGCACCGGCGTGGAGGATGCCGTGCCGTGGAAGTTCCGCGTCAGCGAGGGCATGCGGGCGAATCAGCCGGGAACGATCCCGGTGCCCGGTTGCTGGGAGTTGCACGGGTACGGCGCGTACAGTTACGGGCACGACAAGGTGCAGCCGAATGAGGTGGGGTATTACGAGCGGGAGTTCGCGGCCCCGGCGGAGTGGCGCGGGCAGAGGGTGTTCCTGGTGTTCGACGGGGTGATGACGGATGCGGAGGTGAAGGTGAACGGCCAGGTGGCCGGGCCAGTGCATCAGGGGGCGTATTATCGCTTCAAGCACGAGATCACGGCGCTGCTGAAGTGGGGCGCGCCGAACACGCTGGAGGTGGTGGTACACAAGGAGTCCGCCAATGCGAGCGTGAACCGGGCCGAGCGGCGCGGGGATTATTGGAATTACAGCGGGATCTTTCGCCCGGTGTCGTTGCAGGTGGTGCCGCCGCAATTTGTGGAGCGCATGGCGATCCATGCTCAGGCGGATGGCGCGTTCACCATGCAGGTGTTCAGTGAAGGCAAGGCGGAGGCGGTGCGGGCGGAGATCCTGACGTTGCAGGATCAGCCGGTCGGCGAGGCGTTCCAGGCCGTGCTGGTCAGCGGCGGGCCCACGGTGCTCCAGACGCGCGTTAAGCAGCCGCAGACGTGGACGGCAGAGACGCCAAATCTTTACAAGGTGCGCGTGAGCTTGCTGGCGGGTGGCCAGATCGTGCATCAGCGGGAGCAGCGGTTTGGCTTTCGCACGATGGAGGTGCGCGCCGGGGATGGCTTGTACGTGAACGGGAGCAAGGTGCGCCTCAAGGGCACGTGCCGGCATTCGTTTCACCCGGATTCCGGGCGGGCGTTGAGCCGGGCCATCAGCCGGGCGGACATCGAGTTGATGCAGGCGATGAATATGAACGCCGTGCGCATGTCGCATTACCCGCCCGACGAGCATTTCCTCGATCTGTGCGATGAACTGGGCATGTATGTGCTGGATGAACTCGCGGGCTGGCAGAAGTGTTACGACGCGGACATCGGGGCCAGGCTGCTGGAGGAGATGGTGACGCGCGATGTGAATCATCCGGCGATTCTTTTCTGGGATAATGGCAACGAGGGCGGCTGGAACACGGCGCTGGACACGCTGTTCGCCAAGTACGATCCCCAGCAACGGCACGTGCTGCATCCGTGGGCGCTTTTTGGCGACGTGGATACCAAGCATTACGCGGTGTACAGCGCGGTGGTGAGCGCGTTGAACTCCAATCATATTTATATGCCCACGGAGTTCGTGCATGGTTTGTACGATGGCGGCCAGGGGGCGGGCCTGGAGGATTATTGGAACCTGATGCTCGCCAAGCCCAACTCGGCGGGCGGCTTCACCTGGGCGCTGGTGGATGAGGCGGTCAAGCGCACGGATCAGAACGGGCGGCTGGATGCCAATGGCAACCTGGCGCCGGACGGCATTGTCGGCCCGCATCGCGAGAAGGAGGGGAGTTTCTACACGATCCAGGAACTGTGGTCGCCGGTGCGGGTCCTGCTGAAGGAGTTGCCGGCCAATTTCGACGGCGCGGTGCCCGTGCATAACACGTATGCGTTCACGGATCTCTCCGCCTGCCGGTTTAGCTGGGCGCTGGTGCGGTTTCCCGCGCCGGACGCCGCGCCGGGACATCAGGTGATCGCGCAGGGCAATGCCCCCAGCCCCGCCGTCCCGCCCGATGGCAAGGGCGCAGTGAAACTCCCGCTGCCCGCCGATTGGCGGCAGGCGGACGCCTTGCGCTTTACCGCCACGAACCCGAACGGGCGCGAGTTGTGGACGTGGACCTGGCCGATCATCAAGGCGAGCAGCGTCTGCCAACGAATTGTGCCGCCCGCCGCTGGCAAAGCCGCCGGGCAATTGCGCGGGGAAAACATCGTGGTTCAGGCGGGCGACGCGGAGTTCCAGTTCTCCGCCAAGGATGGCTTGCTGCAAAAAGTGCTGCGCGGCGGCAACGCGTTTTCCTTGAGCAACGGCCCCGTGCTCGTGGCGGAGAATCAGCCGGAAGGCACGAAGAAATCCGGCGGCGACAAGAAGAAGGATGCCGCGAAGAATCCCAACCCAGCGCCCGCACCGGTGTTGGACGCCTCGACGCCGCGCACGGTGACGCATCACGCGGACGGCGGCGAGTACGTCATCCGCGCAGACTATGACGGCCCGACGAAGTTCATCGAGTGGCGCGTCCGGGGCAATGGCTGGCTGCAATTGCGCTACGCGTATGCGTTGCAGGGCGAGTTCGATTGTTTTGGGGTCAGCTTCGATTATCCGGAGAGCCAGGTCAAAGCCGTGAAGTGGCTGGGGCAAGGGCCGTACCGCGTGTGGAAAAATCGCCTGGCCGGCACCACGCTGGACGTGCATCGCAAGAATTATAACGACACCCTCGCCGGGCAAACCTGGGAGTACCCGGAATTCAAAGGCTACCACGCCGGGTTGCGCTGGGCGGTGCTCGAAACCGGGGAAGGCCCGCTCACCGTCGTCGCCAATCAGGAGGATTTATTCCTGCGCCTGTTCACGCCCCAAACGCCCATCGAGCCGAAGAGCGCGCGGATGATCTTCCCGGCGGGCAACCTCTCGTTCCTGCACGCCATCGCCCCGATTGGAAATAAGTTCCACAAAGCCTCCGATACCGGCCCGATGGGCATGAAGAACCAGGCCAGCGGCACGTACCAGGGCGAGGTGTTCTTGAAGTTCGGGCCGTGA
- the argB gene encoding acetylglutamate kinase, which produces MKELILKAHTLLEALPYIQKYDRATFVVKYGGSFMDSPDQEVRNGVARDIVFLEAVGIDPVVVHGGGKAITRAMEKAGLQATFIQGQRVTDEATVNIVDQVLSREINPEVVRTIQTLGGQAKGFAGPDIFTCKKMFLKGPKGEKLDIGFVGEVTGVNTAPLLECIAKGITPVISPTARGVDGKIYNCNADVAAAMAAIALKAKRLVFMSDVPGLMRDPKDPATVIPHLRISEVPKLKEKGIVDKGMIPKVDSAVAAIKSGVDKVSFVDGRVPHAVMLEIFTDKGIGTEVVL; this is translated from the coding sequence ATGAAGGAATTGATTCTCAAAGCGCATACGCTGTTGGAAGCGCTGCCGTACATTCAGAAGTATGACCGTGCCACGTTCGTGGTGAAATACGGCGGCAGTTTCATGGATTCGCCGGACCAGGAAGTGCGCAACGGCGTGGCGCGCGACATCGTGTTTCTCGAAGCCGTGGGCATTGACCCGGTGGTGGTGCACGGCGGCGGCAAGGCGATCACCCGCGCCATGGAGAAGGCGGGCTTGCAGGCCACGTTCATCCAGGGGCAGCGGGTCACGGATGAAGCCACGGTCAACATTGTGGACCAGGTTCTCTCGCGCGAGATCAACCCGGAAGTCGTGCGCACCATCCAGACGCTCGGCGGCCAGGCCAAGGGCTTTGCCGGCCCGGACATCTTCACCTGCAAAAAGATGTTTCTCAAAGGTCCCAAGGGCGAAAAGCTGGACATCGGCTTCGTCGGCGAAGTCACCGGCGTCAACACCGCGCCGCTGCTCGAATGCATCGCCAAAGGCATCACCCCCGTCATCAGCCCCACTGCGCGCGGCGTGGATGGGAAGATTTACAACTGCAACGCGGACGTGGCGGCGGCCATGGCGGCCATCGCGCTCAAGGCCAAGCGCTTGGTTTTCATGAGCGACGTGCCCGGTCTCATGCGTGATCCCAAAGACCCCGCGACCGTCATCCCTCACCTGCGCATCAGCGAAGTGCCGAAGCTCAAGGAAAAGGGCATCGTGGACAAGGGCATGATCCCCAAGGTGGACAGCGCCGTGGCGGCCATCAAGTCCGGCGTGGACAAAGTCTCCTTCGTAGATGGCCGGGTGCCCCATGCCGTGATGCTCGAAATCTTCACCGACAAAGGCATCGGTACCGAAGTGGTGCTGTAG